From the genome of Leishmania infantum JPCM5 genome chromosome 34, one region includes:
- a CDS encoding 19S proteasome regulatory subunit,Metallo-peptidase, Clan MP, Family M67, with amino-acid sequence MDPSAFGMMAGRGMGRQTEVRDARDTAETIQISSIALLKMLIHGRAGVPLEVMGLMIGEEIDDYTIRVADVFSMPQTATGQSVEAVDPEYQVHMLDKLKLVGRHENVVGWYHSHPGFGCWLSSEDVMTAAGYENLTPRSVSVVVDPIQSVRGKVVIDAFRTIPQEIMAMRAMGEYVEPRQVTSNIGFLSKPSAVALSHNLNRQYYNLPVTFRKKNHELRLLLNVYRKGWQEGFKLEKAKVYQRETRTSIRELISLSKQAEKYITQGRDEDDLGNVGQINAMSHLQMEAENVIHRNLNQSIGAMINAVVF; translated from the coding sequence ATGGACCCCTCGGCCTTCGGAATGATGGCTGGCCGCGGCATGGGCCGCCAGACTGAGGTGCGCGATGCCCGCGACACTGCGGAGACGATTCAGATTTCGTCCATCGCACTGCTGAAGATGCTCATTCACGGTCGCGCCGGCGTGCCGCTGGAGGTGATGGGCCTCATGATTGGCGAGGAGATCGACGACTACACAATTCGTGTGGCGGATGTCTTCTCGATGCCGCAGACCGCCACGGGTCAGTCCGTCGAGGCGGTCGACCCGGAGTACCAGGTGCACATGCTGGACAAGCTGAAACTGGTCGGTCGTCACGAGAACGTCGTGGGGTGGTACCACAGCCATCCCGGATTCGGCTGCTGGCTGTCCTCGGAGGATGTGATGACAGCCGCCGGCTACGAGAATCTGACCCCGCGCAGCGTGTCGGTCGTGGTGGACCCCATCCAGTCTGTGCGCGGCAAGGTGGTGATTGACGCCTTCCGCACTATCCCCCAGGAAATTATGGCTATGCGGGCGATGGGTGAGTACGTGGAACCGCGTCAGGTGACGTCGAACATCGGATTTCTGTCCAAGCCGTCGGCTGTGGCCCTCTCCCACAATCTCAACCGCCAGTACTACAACCTACCCGTCACCTTCCGTAAGAAGAATCACGagttgcggctgctgctgaacgtGTACCGCAAGGGCTGGCAGGAGGGCTTCAAGttggagaaggcgaaggtgTACCAGCGGGAGACCCGCACGAGCATTCGCGAGCTCATCTCCCTCTCAAAGCAGGCGGAGAAGTACATAACGCAAGGACGCGACGAGGACGATCTCGGCAACGTCGGTCAGATCAACGCCATGTCTCACCTGCAGATGGAGGCGGAAAACGTCATCCACCGCAATCTTAACCAATCCATCGGCGCCATGATCAACGCAGTGGTGTTCTGA
- the putative ABCC8 gene encoding ATP-binding cassette protein subfamily C, member 8 produces the protein MGKAPAMPSSTLTGAEVRASRSRATFLVHGVLRRIPGYAFFLIHLCFVHILWGQLVDQFFNATITFTSANVTKTDLAKEAFIRVCNRICRSVDQTLLHGLVDVLKTKGGTGVTGALAASREILAFLWKSPSSMVLFFGLAFICLNSVLAALRLFTGFLSSLTALCRSRRQLERSGSRKPVPLHITVRYGNGYDSMLRFALAAVELAWFMSYPVLNSTEATKSAADKTRRVPGATEPTYASLRQLQVRHQAIASFQIEASLLLPPQLFDSTADAIAAGAFVIIFVKVVLGVVVALDAQRLFHALVGVRPLFIPNGWERCPVCGALWKRSRKATNAVHLCPNIFTATPLLSGCSPGMTASDTEEEEEDMRGQVLGTVRRGVGDRRRVGPPTEAAHRPGDAFPNPNTASFASLVTDSWLSPLMNFTLLSPLNTFSPPPLSSITDDGRGHWRALLRVVDRLPRLPRSLRTRDTIDEPAWTLWQRRHEPAARGEVRWLERSFMAITEPIRRVLLHAFAVFFLPPSARGADTRHGEWGPVRSGSSLFRVFLRHPSGRQFVLVCVPLKLTQDLLSLLAPRVVKSLVAFLKEVSTSNISVRQNYLGRGLLICLSLILVVSLQALFFQLYLTHLYASCLKSASALKTLLLRQSLATPLAYTGGGRGGGGKRAPMSPSASDIPHSPTRPSEKNDGRVKDALSLSTAIPTAEEVTTTATLSREGEVMSLLTVDITNCADCLIFLHNVWGHPFVIISSLMSMYTYVGLFSTLATFAALIALIPLNRSSAARVRTAQQQAKNNESRLSDLTAALSSMRTVKSMALEECLVGRVEEARVRESDGTKLVGQAESVAAAQTEVTTLLVALVCCGSYLLTGGVMEAAVLVPTMAALQVMRFPVWTLPHLYSQVSRGYTSMLRIERFLSELEAGENASTAYVEHRLRQQNGEGAARDVQPSVAVAVRAGEVRCERGTFAWNTQAAVADQIAFDNALSCNSPKGSRGYTRSPNAASKESDRRGEEDAPSSSMLSAYSSPRESGSRAVVLHGITLNIFPGEFVMVHGPTGCGKSALLLSMLGELYVMPNGSHATSTRSTTVASSETRASSDSQGFQVGGRVVYCAEVPWLRQGTMRENIRLVSDDVPESATEREWYNRVLEACALKNDIKALAKGDRTMVGEGGSKLSGGQRARVALARAVYRYSETDVFIFDDVLSALDVEVQKHIIANLFHGLLCAGAGSSSAAQRRTKTVVLATHAAVSLLMPDRVLHLWPDGTLHEDMTHQAPTEDQVHQQKSAWRNATAAAATKEQRRSIQYQAAGAAAADLSTRQNDSTFPPSTKSKPVAETSPKSSSAPSVRPPATGIDSLLPRAADLRRLFIEYIGGGRLLWFFVLSVSMQLFRTLMDNWLGVYISLYDKRNAAYETILRSTKSQRARKFMLDMLSLVVLRGDKATPAPPPPPVVPVFTIFGVPVVWRNPFVLDTVVAQFLGTYAFIGLSAALLSMIRTDYFFRSYQRMADALQLHAVRKLFKAPVSYFDRIPSSRLLQILSRDQEVVDRALGESVQLIFLTILQLFGMVCFNAIHFGPFIAVLPISALLFYHLTVRFLSFTKQVRALEGVLQSRSVAVMKDAVNGAITIRAFGSVLQNQLVQEMNEALDAVHVAANAGLTADRWVALRLEFVALALTSALALLSVLTVCLSATTSAGSAAFAGLGIISSMTASRSLSMLCRRFGMFQNQFVSAEQLLRLEEEIPEEDTPAAAEGCSDDESSASEQRAATEPDTCLLLDVRHLCAKYQPQLPWVLSDICFTLRPGECVGLIGRTGNGKSSLFNALLGLMDVVEGEIRIPGALFSSSPKPKARQLNAIHLPQHELRKNYFQLVSQEPLLLQGTCRSNLILGLDDGSAASREASGEPRVTVDAEALDVRLSAVLRKVALDELLEPSYAVPAPGQPAVTGSDGEVASSATRDAAESASDSTASPTSTVDVATRALDHVVTAGGSNLSAGQRQLLCLARAILHRPHVVLLDEVSSRVDRRTDDLIQRVIKEEMLCRGGKDNGDSSAVKSGVLLIAHRLETIMSLCDSVIVIEKGRCVAHLSKEEVNCLEDLESYL, from the coding sequence ATGGGAAAGGCGCCTGCCATGCCAAGCAGTACCTTGACGGGCGCTGAAGTCAGAGCATCGCGGAGTCGCGCCACCTTTCTCGTGCATGGTGTGCTGCGGCGTATCCCGGGATACGCCTTCTTTCTGATTCACCTGTGCTTTGTTCACATTCTGTGGGGGCAACTGGTGGACCAATTCTTCAACGCGACGATCACTTTCACGAGTGCCAACGTCACCAAAACCGACCTGGCCAAGGAGGCATTCATTCGTGTATGCAACAGAATTTGTCGGTCTGTAGACCAGACACTGCTGCATGGACTAGTGGATGTATTGAAGACGAAGGGCGGCACGGGAGTGACAGGCGCGCTTGCGGCGTCACGAGAAATTCTTGCCTTTTTGTGGAAGTCTCCGTCTAGCATGGTGCTCTTCTTCGGGCTTGCATTCATCTGTCTCAACAGTGTACTCGCTGCGTTGCGGCTCTTCACCGGTTTCCTCAGCAGCCTCACAGCGCTGTGTAGAAGTCGACGGCAGCTGGAGCGGAGTGGCTCGCGGAAGCCAGTGCCACTGCACATCACCGTGCGGTATGGCAACGGGTATGACAGCATGCTTCGTTTCGCTCTGGCTGCTGTCGAGCTGGCCTGGTTCATGAGCTACCCTGTGTTGAACTCGACAGAAGCCACGAAGAGCGCTGCGGACAAGACGCGCCGCGTGCCTGGGGCAACGGAGCCGACGTATGCTTCTCTGCGTCAACTGCAGGTGCGTCATCAAGCCATCGCCAGCTTTCAAATCGAGGCCtcgctgcttctccctccGCAGCTGTTCGACTCAACAGCcgacgccatcgccgctggcgcaTTTGTGATCATATTCGTGAAGGTGGTACTGGGAGTTGTAGTAGCGCTGGATGCGCAACGCCTCTTTCACGCGCTTGTCGGGGTGCGGCCCCTTTTCATACCCAACGGGTGGGAGCGGTGTCCCGTATGCGGCGCTCTCTGGAAGCGGTCCCGCAAGGCCACCAACGCGGTTCACCTGTGCCCCAATATTTTCACTGCCACACCGTTGCTCTCAGGCTGCTCTCCTGGCATGACAGCGTCggacacggaggaggaggaggaagacaTGCGAGGGCAGGTGCTGGGCACGGTAAGGCGTGGCGTGGGTGACCGCAGGCGCGTTGGCCCCCCAACGGAAGCAGCCCATCGCCCCGGCGACGCCTTTCCCAACCCGAACACAGCCTCGTTTGCCTCGTTGGTGACGGACAGCTGGCTCAGCCCTCTCATGAACTTCACTCTGCTCTCCCCCCTCAACACCTTCTCGCCTCCGCCCTTGTCCTCCATCACCGATGACGGACGTGGTCATTGGCGCGCACTGCTGCGTGTAGTGGACCGACTGCCGCGACTTCCACGCTCTCTTCGCACGCGAGACACTATCGACGAGCCAGCGTGGAcgctgtggcagcgccgacacGAGCCTGCTGCTCGCGGAGAGGTTAGGTGGTTGGAGCGCAGTTTTATGGCCATCACAGAACCTATCCGCCGCGTCCTGTTGCATGCCTTCGCAgtcttcttcctccctccctccgcgcGCGGAGCGGACACCCGACATGGCGAATGGGGTCCTGTCCGGAGTGGCTCGTCGCTCTTTCGCGTGTTTCTGCGCCACCCCAGCGGCCGTCAGTTTGTGCTCGTCTGTGTCCCGCTGAAGCTGACGCAAGacctgctgtcgctgctggcccCGCGAGTCGTGAAGTCGCTGGTGGCCTTTCTGAAGGAGGTGAGCACATCGAACATCAGCGTACGTCAGAACTACCTCGGCCGCGGCCTCCTGATTTGCCTGAGTCTCATTCTAGTCGTGTCGCTTCAAGCTCTCTTTTTCCAGCTGTACCTGACCCACCTGTATGCCTCCTGCCTCAAGTCCGCCTCTGCATTGAAGACGTTGTTGCTGCGGCAATCTCTGGCAACGCCATTGGCGTACACCGGTGGAGgcaggggcggtggcggcaagaGGGCCCCCATGTCACCGTCGGCATCCGACATCCCGCATTCCCCCACTCGCCCGAGTGAGAAGAACGACGGGAGAGTAAAAGATGCGCTGTCCTTGTCAACGGCAATACCAACAGCTGAGGAAGTGACCACCACCGCTACGCTATCACGCGAAGGCGAAGTCATGTCGCTTCTCACCGTCGACATCACCAACTGCGCCGACTGCCTCATCTTCTTGCACAACGTGTGGGGCCACCCCTTTGTGATCATATCATCCTTGATGAGTATGTACACATACGTCGGGCTCTTCTCTACGCTCGCTACGTTTGCCGCTCTCATCGCGCTGATTCCCCTGAACCGTAGCAGTGCCGCccgcgtgcgcacagcgcagcagcaagccaAGAACAATGAGTCTCGCCTCAGCGATCTCACCGCTGCCCTCTCGTCAATGCGCACAGTGAAGTCCATGGCACTGGAAGAGTGCCTCGTTGGGCGTGTGGAGGAAGCCCgcgtgagagagagtgaTGGAACGAAGCTCGTTGGACAAGCAGAgagcgtcgctgcggcgcaaaCGGAGGTGACAACGTTGCTGGTCGCGCTCGTGTGCTGCGGGTCGTACCTTCTCACTGGTGGCGtcatggaggcggcggtgttggtgccgacgatggcggcgctgcaggtgatGCGGTTCCCTGTCtggacgctgccgcacctctaCTCGCAAGTTTCTCGCGGCTACACCTCGATGCTACGCATCGAACGCTTTCTCTCCGAGCTCGAAGCCGGCGAGaacgccagcaccgcctaCGTGGAGCATCGCCTACGTCAGCAAAACGGCGAGGGTGCGGCGAGAGACGTACAGCCGTCGGTCGCCGTAGCTGTGAGGGCGGGCGAAGTGCGATGTGAGCGTGGCACATTCGCATGGAACACGCAGGCAGCCGTGGCAGATCAAATCGCATTCGACAACGCGCTCTCCTGCAACTCCCCGAAAGGGTCGCGCGGCTATACCCGTTCACCGAACGCTGCGTCCAAAGAAAGTGAcaggagaggggaagaggatgCCCCTTCAAGTTCTATGCTCAGCGCATATAGTAGTCCGCGGGAGAGCGGCTCTCGCGCGGTCGTTCTACACGGCATCACCCTCAACATCTTTCCCGGTGAGTTTGTCATGGTGCATGGTCCCACAGGGTGCGGGAAAAGCGCCCTGCTACTTTCCATGCTGGGAGAGCTGTACGTCATGCCGAATGGCAGTCATGCCACGAGCACGAGAAGCACAACAGTAGCGTCATCGGAGACAAGGGCTTCGTCCGATAGTCAGGGATTTCAGGTGGGCGGCCGTGTGGTGTACTGTGCCGAGGTGCCGTGGTTGCGCCAGGGGACTATGCGAGAGAACATTCGCCTCGTCTCCGACGACGTCCCCGAGAGcgcgacggagagagagtggTACAATCGGGTGCTCGAAGCCTGCGCCCTCAAGAATGACATCAAGGCGCTGGCAAAGGGTGATCGCACCATGGTGGGTGAGGGTGGCTCGAAGTTGTCGGGGGGACAGCGCGCGAGAGTGGCGCTAGCGCGTGCTGTGTACCGCTACAGCGAGACGGACGTGTTCATCTTTGATGATGTGCTCTCCGCACTCGATGTTGAGGTGCAGAAACACATCATTGCGAACCTGTTCCATGGACTCctgtgcgctggcgcaggatcctcctccgccgcgcagcgccgcacaaaAACTGTTGTGCTCGCCACACACGCTGCAGTGAGTCTGCTGATGCCAGATCGCGTGCTCCATCTGTGGCCAGATGGCACACTGCACGAGGACATGACCCACCAGGCGCCGACGGAGGACCAAGTGCATCAGCAGAAGAGCGCGTGGCGCaacgcgacggcagcggcggcgacaaaAGAGCAACGACGGTCTATTCAATACCaggctgctggcgctgcggcggcggattTGTCGACGCGCCAGAACGATTCCACTTTTCCTCCGTCCACAAAGTCGAAGCCGGTGGCAGAAACATCACCCAAGTCGTCATCGGCGCCATCCGTGCGACCGCCTGCGACCGGCATCGATTCCCTTCTCCCACGCGCCGCGGATCTGCGCCGGCTCTTCATCGAGTACATTGGCGGCGGGCGGCTCCTGTGGTTCTTTGTGCTCAGTGTGTCCATGCAGCTTTTCCGGACGCTGATGGACAACTGGCTGGGTGTGTACATTTCCCTCTACGATAAGCGCAATGCAGCCTACGAGACCATTTTGCGCAGTACCAAGTCCCAGCGAGCGCGCAAGTTCATGCTCGACATGCTGTCTCTTGTCGTCCTGCGAGGCGACAAGGCTacgccggcgccaccaccgccaccggtgGTCCCCGTCTTCACCATCTTTGGTGTTCCTGTTGTGTGGCGCAACCCTTTTGTGCTGGACACTGTTGTCGCGCAGTTCCTCGGAACGTACGCCTTCATCGGCTTAagtgccgcgctgctgtcgaTGATCCGCACCGACTACTTTTTCCGCTCGTATCAGCGCATggccgacgcgctgcagctgcacgcagTGCGCAAGTTGTTCAAGGCCCCGGTCTCCTACTTCGACCGCATTCCATCCAGTCGGCTCTTGCAGATTCTCAGTCGCGATCAGGAAGTGGTAGATCGCGCCCTTGGCGAGTCGGTTCAGCTCATCTTTCTAACAATTCTCCAGCTCTTCGGCATGGTGTGCTTCAACGCTATCCACTTCGGCCCTTTCATCGCTGTGCTTCCGATATCCGCGCTTCTCTTCTACCATCTGACAGTTCGCTTTCTATCCTTCACCAAGCAAGTTCGCGCGCTGGAAGGTGTGCTGCAGAGTCGATCAGTTGCCGTCATGAAGGATGCTGTGAACGGGGCAATCACGATTCGAGCCTTCGGTTCGGTACTGCAGAACCAGCTTGTGCAGGAGATGAACGAGGCACTCGACGCTGTTCAcgtcgccgccaacgccggcCTTACCGCGGATCGCTGGGTTGCCCTGCGGCTGGAGTTTGTCGCCCTTGCCTTGACTTCAGCGCTCGCACTCCTTTCCGTTCTGACGGTGTGTctgtcggcgacgacgtccgccggcagcgcggcgttTGCCGGACTGGGCATCATTTCCAGCATGACCGCGTCGCGCTCCCTGTCGATGCTGTGCCGGCGCTTCGGCATGTTTCAGAACCAGTTCGTTAGCGCTGAGCAGCTTCTGCGCCTCGAGGAAGAGATACCAGAGGAGGATacaccagcagccgcagaggGTTGCAGCGATGATGAGTCCTCGGCGtcggagcagcgcgccgccacggaaCCGGACACGTGCCTGCTGCTCGATGTACGCCACCTGTGTGCGAAATACCAGCCACAACTTCCGTGGGTGCTGTCGGACATCTGTTTCACGCTGCGCCCGGGCGAGTGTGTGGGCCTGATTGGCCGTACAGGCAACGGCAAGTCGTCCCTCTTCAACGCCTTGCTTGGGCTCATGGATGTCGTGGAGGGTGAAATCCGTATTCCTGGAGcacttttttcttcctcgcCAAAGCCAAAGGCACGACAACTCAACGCGATCCATCTCCCGCAGCATGAGCTTCGCAAGAACTACTTCCAGCTGGTCTCTCAGGAACCGCTTCTCCTGCAAGGCACATGTCGCAGCAATCTCATACTCGGCCTCGATGACGGCAGTGCCGCGTCTCGGGAGGCATCTGGTGAGCCGCGGGTCACAGTTgacgcggaggcgctcgACGTGCGTCTGAGCGCGGTTCTGCGGAAGGTGGCTCTCGATGAACTTCTCGAGCCGTCGTACGCCGTGCCAGCCCCGGGACAGCCAGCCGTAACTGGCAGCGACGGTGAGGTTGCGTCATCAGCAAcccgcgacgcggcggagtCCGCCTCTGACTCTACCGCATCGCCAACCTCTACCGTCGACGTCGCCACCCGCGCGCTGGACCACGTCGTCACCGCTGGTGGATCAAACCTTTCCGCCGGACAACGCCAACTGTTGTGCCTCGCCCGCGCTATCCTGCACCGGCCACACGTGGTTTTACTGGACGAAGTTAGCTCACGGGTGGACCGACGCACGGATGACCTGATCCAACGAGTCATCAAAGAAGAGATGCTATGCCGCGGTGGTAAGGAcaacggcgacagcagcgccgtgaaAAGCGGCGTCCTTCTCATTGCACACCGCCTGGAGACTATCATGTCCCTGTGCGATAGCGTCATCGTCATAGAGAAGGGCAGGTGTGTCGCGCACTTGTCAAAAGAGGAGGTCAACTGTTTGGAGGACTTGGAGTCGTACCTCTGA